Proteins encoded together in one Bacteroides ovatus window:
- a CDS encoding STM4014 family protein, whose product MQIIVVSNSLSKRIEYFIEAGKHLQTEVRFMTYGELFNCLPQLRQAVIKLEPCVSDETNFLKYALLNQAYKETLQRLGEMRLSDDVCFLNTPHALLRALDKKETKQVLMDRGLKVTPMLPSPRSFDELRELLADCGRGCFLKPRYGSGAGGIMAVRYQPNRNKWVVYTTLQQVDGVIHNTKRIHRLSTEKEMIPLAEAVMQTEAILEEWIPKEQLQGENYDLRVVCRESEIDYIVVRCSKGSITNLHLNNKAHWWNELSLPEVVRQQIYFQCQEAVQSLDLQYAGVDVLIERGTDIPYIIEVNGQGDHVYQDMFAHNSIYIQQIKNIKKRYNHANR is encoded by the coding sequence ATGCAGATAATCGTTGTCAGCAACTCTCTGTCCAAACGTATAGAATACTTTATTGAAGCAGGCAAACACTTGCAGACGGAAGTTCGTTTTATGACTTACGGGGAACTTTTTAACTGCTTGCCGCAACTACGGCAGGCAGTTATCAAACTGGAACCTTGTGTAAGCGATGAAACGAATTTCCTGAAATATGCGCTGTTGAATCAGGCATATAAGGAGACACTGCAACGTTTAGGCGAGATGAGGCTATCTGATGACGTGTGCTTTTTGAATACTCCCCATGCTTTATTACGTGCTCTTGATAAAAAGGAAACTAAACAAGTGTTGATGGACAGAGGGTTGAAAGTGACTCCGATGTTACCTTCTCCCCGTTCTTTTGATGAGTTGAGAGAGCTTCTTGCCGATTGCGGTAGAGGATGCTTTTTGAAACCCCGTTACGGTTCGGGGGCGGGAGGTATTATGGCTGTTCGCTATCAACCCAACCGGAATAAATGGGTAGTCTATACTACCTTACAACAAGTGGACGGAGTCATTCATAACACCAAACGTATCCACCGTTTGAGTACGGAAAAAGAGATGATCCCGTTGGCGGAAGCGGTGATGCAAACAGAAGCTATTTTAGAAGAATGGATTCCTAAAGAGCAGTTGCAGGGAGAGAATTATGATCTCCGGGTAGTGTGCCGGGAATCTGAAATTGATTATATCGTTGTGAGATGCAGTAAAGGAAGCATAACCAATCTGCATCTGAACAATAAGGCACATTGGTGGAACGAATTGTCTTTGCCGGAAGTAGTGCGGCAACAAATCTATTTTCAGTGTCAGGAAGCGGTTCAATCTTTGGATTTGCAATATGCCGGAGTGGATGTACTGATAGAGAGAGGAACAGATATTCCTTATATAATAGAAGTCAACGGACAGGGAGATCATGTGTATCAGGATATGTTTGCTCATAATTCTATTTATATTCAACAGATAAAAAACATAAAAAAGAGATATAACCATGCAAATAGATGA
- a CDS encoding STM4013/SEN3800 family hydrolase yields the protein MQIDELPAGEQTQNPDLDMNQVVGTHDILMLCFDTLRYDVSKEEEAAGRTPVLNSHGGEWEKRHAPGNFTYPSHFAIFAGFLPSPAEPHSLRSRKWLFFPVQAGTGRIPPAGSYPFTEATFVQSLANVGYETICIGGVNFFSKRNELGRVFPGYFTKSYWLPTFGCTAPDSTEKQIDFALKKLENYPEDKRIFMYINFSAIHYPNCHYVEGKMKDDKESHAAALQYVDSQLPRLFQAFQKRGNTLVIALSDHGTCYGEDGYEYHCISHETVYTVPYKHFILTKK from the coding sequence ATGCAAATAGATGAACTGCCGGCTGGCGAACAGACCCAAAATCCGGATCTGGATATGAATCAGGTGGTGGGTACTCATGATATATTGATGCTTTGCTTTGATACCTTGCGTTATGATGTCAGCAAGGAGGAAGAAGCGGCGGGAAGAACACCGGTACTGAACAGTCACGGAGGAGAATGGGAAAAAAGACATGCACCGGGAAATTTTACTTACCCGTCTCATTTTGCCATCTTTGCAGGATTTCTGCCTTCTCCGGCGGAACCTCATTCGCTACGCAGCCGTAAGTGGTTGTTTTTCCCTGTGCAAGCTGGTACGGGACGTATTCCGCCTGCGGGAAGTTATCCGTTTACGGAAGCAACTTTTGTGCAAAGCCTTGCCAATGTAGGTTATGAAACGATTTGTATAGGAGGGGTGAACTTCTTCAGCAAGCGTAATGAACTGGGGCGTGTGTTTCCCGGTTACTTTACTAAAAGTTATTGGCTGCCGACCTTTGGATGCACGGCACCCGATAGTACTGAAAAACAAATTGATTTTGCATTGAAGAAACTCGAAAACTATCCGGAGGACAAACGGATTTTTATGTATATCAATTTTTCTGCTATTCATTATCCGAACTGTCATTATGTGGAAGGCAAAATGAAGGATGATAAGGAATCACACGCTGCCGCGCTGCAATATGTCGACAGTCAGCTCCCCCGTTTATTTCAGGCCTTTCAGAAACGGGGAAATACGCTGGTGATTGCTCTTTCCGATCATGGCACTTGCTATGGAGAGGATGGATATGAATATCATTGCATATCTCACGAGACGGTTTATACAGTCCCTTACAAACACTTTATTTTAACGAAAAAATGA